GATACAAGCCTGATTCAATTGTCCGCATCATTAACAAAGACGGAGCTAGCTACGCAGCGAGTGAAGGTTGTTCAAATTGTATTAGCACAGCTTGGGATGAACTTGGTTACAGAATAAGTATTTTGCCTGCGGAAGCATTCTTTTCTAGCTGTGTATTCCTTGTTGAAGGGCCATCAGAACAACTTTTTTATCAACAGCTTGCCATTGCGGCGAATATAGATTTGGATTATTACAATATATCTATTCTTAGTGTCGATGGAATCGCATTTAATGTGTATACGAATATATTAAATGCTCTTGAAATTCCTTGGGTACTGCGAACCGACAACGATGTGTCAAAGGTTCCTAATAACGATTTAAAGAATTTAGCTGGCATCAATAGATGTATGGATATTGCTGGCTTGTCAAAGCTGCCTCATCGTGACCTAGCAACCGACGCAAATACATTAGTCCAAGATGGAACTTGGTTAATGGTTTCTAACCAAATAAACCCTTTGAAAATTTATCTATCAAAAATTGATCTTGAATCCGATTTGTCATTAGAATTATCTGGAGAATTATTAGCGTATTCTGGCAAAACAGATATGGATGAGGCAATTAAATATCTTCAAGATCAAAAGGCCATTAGGATGCGTGAGTTTTTGGCTGGCAATAAAGATAATTTAGCAAATATTCAAAGTGGAGAGCTAATTAAGCCACTACTTCACGCTCAGAAAATCGTAGAGATGAGTCTTTAAATATGGCCGGTTTTGATTTTACTCCAGATCAAAAAGCAGCAATAGAGTCTCAGGCAAATATGGTAATAACTGCTTGCCCAGGTAGCGGCAAAACATCGGTTGTTGTTGAAAAATAAGGCGTGAAGTCACAATTTTAAAGTCGTATCAAGGCGTTATTGGTATTACTT
Above is a window of Methylomonas koyamae DNA encoding:
- a CDS encoding UvrD-helicase domain-containing protein gives rise to the protein MAGFDFTPDQKAAIESQANMVITACPGSGKTSVVVEK